From the genome of Streptomyces sp. NBC_00659, one region includes:
- a CDS encoding phospholipid scramblase-related protein yields the protein MTTQSNTPAGWYPDPNGKSQTQRYWDGSQWTDQEAPAGQVPHQGTPPQQPFPQQATAPDPRVQRQVQQQAGVAPSGVGGGTLFTEPVLVVNQKAKLIELTNEYKVMDQQGNPVGSVTEVGQGVLRKILRLVSSLDQFLTHRMEIRDAQGQPQLLLTRPAKIFKSRVIVTRPDGSAVGEIVQKNMIGKINFAINVDGRQVGAIKAENWRAWNFAIVDESEKEVARITKTWEGLAKTMFTSADNYVLQIHFQLPEPLLSLVVATALTVDTALKQDSRGLG from the coding sequence GTGACCACGCAATCGAACACTCCTGCAGGTTGGTACCCGGACCCGAACGGGAAGTCCCAGACACAGCGTTACTGGGACGGCTCGCAGTGGACCGACCAGGAGGCCCCGGCCGGACAGGTGCCGCACCAGGGCACCCCGCCCCAGCAGCCCTTCCCTCAGCAGGCCACCGCCCCCGACCCGCGCGTCCAGCGCCAGGTGCAGCAGCAGGCCGGGGTGGCCCCGAGCGGTGTCGGCGGCGGCACGCTGTTCACCGAGCCGGTCCTGGTGGTGAACCAGAAGGCCAAGCTGATCGAGCTGACCAACGAGTACAAGGTCATGGACCAGCAGGGCAACCCGGTCGGCTCGGTCACCGAGGTCGGTCAGGGCGTGCTGCGGAAGATCCTGCGGCTCGTCTCCAGCCTCGACCAGTTCCTCACCCACCGGATGGAGATCCGCGACGCCCAGGGCCAGCCGCAGTTGCTGCTGACCCGGCCGGCGAAGATATTCAAGTCCCGCGTGATCGTGACGCGTCCGGACGGTTCCGCCGTCGGTGAGATCGTCCAGAAGAACATGATCGGCAAGATCAACTTCGCGATCAACGTGGACGGCCGTCAGGTCGGCGCGATCAAGGCGGAGAACTGGCGTGCCTGGAACTTCGCGATCGTCGACGAGTCGGAGAAAGAGGTGGCCCGGATCACGAAGACCTGGGAAGGCCTCGCCAAGACGATGTTCACGAGCGCGGACAACTACGTCCTGCAGATCCACTTCCAGCTCCCCGAGCCGCTGCTGAGCCTCGTCGTCGCGACGGCGCTGACCGTCGACACGGCGCTCAAGCAGGACTCCCGCGGACTGGGCTGA
- a CDS encoding phosphocholine-specific phospholipase C, whose protein sequence is MPQVNRRRFFQLAGGTAAFTALSGSVQRAAAVPAHRRSGTIEDVEHIVVLMQENRSFDHYFGSMRGVRGFGDPRPASPAGTKPVWHQSDGTKDVLPFRPELDDLGLAFIKDLPHGWSDGHAAFNKGRYDKWVPAKSATTMAYLTREDIPFHYALADSFTVCDAYHCSFIGSTDPNRYYMWTGYTGNDGKGGGPVLGNDEAGYRWTTYPERLEAAGISWKVYQDIGDGLDANGSWGWIPDAYRGNYGDNSLLYFDQYRNAQPGDPLYDKARTGTDARKGEGFFDGLRADVQAGKLPQISWIAAPEAFTEHPNWPANYGAWYISQVLDALTSDPEVWSRTALFVTYDENDGFFDHLVPPFPPQSAAQGKSTVDVGPDLYAGDASRAAGPYGLGQRVPMLVVSPWSKGGYVCSETLDHTSIIRFMEARFGVREPNISPWRRAVCGDLTAAFDFARKDAGPVTLPRTDGYRPPDGDRHPDYVPTPPANPALPRQERGSRPTRPLKYAPLVDGSADTAAGRFTLTFGSGPKAGAAFLVTSGNRADGPWTYTTAAGKTISDTWNSAYSGGSYDLTVHGPNGFLRTFKGSNGTAGPEITARHTGCDVELTFVNKGASTATLRLTNGYGGPSQVFRVRAGATVKHTVDLRASECWYDLSVVADGQAGFLRRFAGHVENGRPGVSDPALITV, encoded by the coding sequence ATGCCTCAAGTGAATCGGCGCCGATTCTTCCAACTCGCCGGTGGTACAGCGGCGTTCACCGCGCTCTCCGGCAGTGTCCAGCGCGCGGCCGCCGTGCCGGCGCATCGACGCTCGGGCACGATCGAGGATGTCGAGCACATCGTCGTCCTGATGCAGGAAAACCGCTCGTTCGACCACTACTTCGGCTCGATGAGAGGCGTCCGCGGCTTCGGCGACCCGCGTCCGGCGAGCCCGGCCGGCACCAAGCCGGTCTGGCACCAGTCGGACGGCACCAAGGACGTGCTCCCCTTCCGCCCGGAGCTGGACGACCTCGGTCTCGCGTTCATCAAGGACCTTCCGCACGGATGGAGCGACGGGCACGCCGCGTTCAACAAGGGCAGGTACGACAAGTGGGTGCCCGCCAAGTCGGCCACGACGATGGCGTATCTGACGCGTGAGGACATCCCGTTCCACTACGCGCTGGCCGACTCGTTCACCGTCTGCGACGCCTACCACTGCTCGTTCATCGGCTCGACGGACCCCAACCGCTACTACATGTGGACCGGTTACACGGGCAACGACGGCAAGGGCGGCGGACCGGTCCTCGGCAACGACGAGGCGGGGTACCGCTGGACCACGTACCCGGAGCGGCTGGAAGCGGCCGGGATCTCCTGGAAGGTGTACCAGGACATCGGCGACGGGCTGGACGCCAACGGCTCCTGGGGCTGGATCCCCGACGCCTACCGGGGCAACTACGGCGACAACTCACTGCTGTACTTCGACCAGTACCGCAACGCCCAGCCGGGAGACCCGCTGTACGACAAGGCCCGCACCGGCACCGACGCCCGCAAGGGCGAGGGGTTCTTCGACGGGCTCAGGGCCGACGTGCAGGCTGGCAAGCTGCCGCAGATCTCCTGGATCGCCGCTCCCGAGGCGTTCACCGAGCACCCCAACTGGCCCGCCAACTACGGCGCCTGGTACATCTCCCAGGTGCTGGACGCGCTCACCTCCGACCCCGAGGTGTGGAGCAGGACGGCCCTGTTCGTCACGTACGACGAGAACGACGGCTTCTTCGACCACCTGGTGCCGCCCTTCCCGCCGCAGTCCGCGGCGCAGGGCAAGTCCACGGTCGACGTCGGCCCGGACCTGTACGCGGGCGACGCGAGCCGTGCGGCCGGACCCTACGGACTGGGGCAGCGGGTGCCGATGCTCGTCGTCTCGCCCTGGAGCAAGGGCGGCTACGTCTGCTCCGAAACCCTCGACCACACCTCGATCATCCGGTTCATGGAAGCCCGGTTCGGGGTGCGCGAGCCCAACATCTCGCCCTGGCGACGCGCTGTCTGCGGCGACCTCACGGCCGCCTTCGACTTCGCGCGGAAGGACGCCGGGCCGGTCACGCTGCCCCGCACCGACGGCTACCGGCCGCCGGACGGCGACCGCCACCCGGACTACGTGCCGACCCCTCCCGCGAACCCCGCCCTGCCCCGGCAGGAGCGCGGCTCGCGCCCGACGCGCCCGCTCAAGTACGCCCCGCTCGTGGACGGTTCGGCGGACACCGCGGCCGGCAGGTTCACGCTGACCTTCGGCTCCGGGCCCAAGGCGGGCGCGGCCTTCCTGGTCACCTCCGGCAACCGCGCCGACGGCCCCTGGACGTACACCACGGCAGCGGGCAAGACCATCTCTGACACCTGGAACTCGGCCTATTCCGGAGGCTCGTACGACCTCACGGTGCACGGTCCGAACGGCTTCCTGCGCACCTTCAAGGGCTCCAACGGGACGGCGGGACCGGAGATAACGGCCCGCCACACCGGCTGCGACGTCGAGCTCACCTTCGTGAACAAGGGCGCGTCCACGGCGACGCTCAGGCTCACGAACGGCTACGGCGGACCGTCCCAGGTCTTCCGGGTCCGGGCGGGCGCGACCGTGAAGCACACGGTGGACCTGCGGGCGAGCGAGTGCTGGTACGACCTGAGCGTCGTCGCCGACGGCCAGGCGGGCTTCCTGCGGCGATTCGCCGGACATGTCGAGAATGGCCGGCCCGGTGTGAGCGACCCTGCCCTTATTACGGTCTGA
- a CDS encoding DUF3592 domain-containing protein — protein sequence MIFVVLVFVALVSVIVIAPVAAGVMAVRKVRRRTRAQRHGLRTEGRCIRVETVRRSGGGYATSTRRYYLFEYVTHDGRQFRFEDSAPNTTMPGDLLTVSYLPEDPEGATVALPGDRTAQRELGCFLVFLGVALAIALTVAGVGIGVLSLFAADA from the coding sequence ATGATCTTCGTCGTCCTTGTCTTTGTCGCGCTCGTGTCCGTCATCGTGATCGCCCCGGTCGCCGCGGGCGTGATGGCGGTCAGGAAGGTCCGTCGGCGGACACGGGCGCAACGGCACGGGCTGCGCACCGAGGGCAGATGCATACGGGTCGAAACCGTGCGGCGCTCGGGCGGGGGGTACGCCACCTCGACACGGCGCTACTACCTCTTCGAGTACGTCACCCACGACGGCCGGCAGTTCCGGTTCGAGGACTCCGCCCCGAACACCACGATGCCCGGTGACCTCCTCACCGTCTCGTATCTCCCCGAGGACCCGGAAGGGGCCACGGTCGCGCTGCCCGGCGACCGGACGGCCCAGCGGGAACTCGGCTGTTTCCTGGTGTTCCTCGGCGTGGCACTGGCCATCGCGCTGACCGTCGCCGGTGTCGGGATCGGCGTGCTCTCCCTGTTCGCGGCCGATGCCTAG
- a CDS encoding phosphatase PAP2 family protein, which translates to MDSRTEPADSASESTSEPEPPDAATPSAASHDAAARTRRRPHAHARPDTRPDDTAARPPLLRELLLVVGLFVVYKAGRLTATGRTDEAFADAHSVWGWERSLRLPDEGSVQTALLHSDTLVHLANTYYATVHFPATAAFLVWLYLRRPAHYVWARRILALVTAAALAGHLAFPLAPPRLLAETGLVDTGQVYGPTVYGAHPAADALANQFAAMPSLHFGWALMVAIGLITATRSRLRALWLLHPLLTLLVIVGTANHYWLDAIVATALLCVALAVVHPPHRTATAPGRHLGHEPAAIPVRDLPELVGAGR; encoded by the coding sequence ATGGATTCCCGAACCGAGCCTGCGGATTCCGCATCCGAGTCCACGTCAGAACCGGAGCCGCCCGACGCGGCGACACCATCGGCCGCGTCACACGACGCGGCCGCCCGCACGCGCCGACGCCCTCACGCGCACGCCCGTCCGGACACACGCCCCGACGACACCGCGGCACGCCCGCCGCTTCTGCGGGAGCTGCTGCTCGTCGTCGGGCTCTTCGTCGTCTACAAGGCCGGCCGTCTGACGGCCACCGGCCGCACCGACGAGGCCTTCGCCGACGCGCACAGCGTCTGGGGCTGGGAGCGGTCCCTGCGCCTGCCGGACGAGGGCTCCGTCCAGACCGCGCTGCTGCACAGCGACACCCTCGTGCACCTCGCGAACACCTATTACGCGACCGTCCACTTCCCGGCCACCGCCGCCTTCCTGGTCTGGCTGTATCTGCGGCGCCCGGCGCACTACGTGTGGGCCCGCCGGATCCTCGCCCTGGTCACCGCGGCCGCCCTGGCCGGGCACCTCGCCTTCCCGCTCGCGCCGCCGCGGCTGCTCGCCGAGACGGGCCTCGTCGACACCGGCCAGGTGTACGGGCCCACCGTGTACGGCGCGCACCCGGCGGCCGACGCCCTGGCGAACCAGTTCGCGGCGATGCCGTCGCTGCACTTCGGCTGGGCGCTGATGGTCGCGATCGGCCTGATCACCGCGACCCGGTCGCGGCTGCGCGCGCTGTGGCTGCTGCATCCCCTGCTCACCCTGCTGGTGATCGTCGGCACCGCGAACCACTACTGGCTCGACGCGATCGTGGCGACCGCGCTGCTCTGCGTCGCCCTCGCCGTGGTCCACCCGCCGCACCGGACGGCGACGGCCCCGGGACGGCACCTCGGCCACGAGCCCGCCGCGATCCCCGTACGTGATCTGCCCGAACTCGTGGGAGCCGGGCGATGA
- a CDS encoding TetR/AcrR family transcriptional regulator, with translation MTSQAADGPETVVASRRSKITPEREREFYDAVLEQIRECGYEALTMEGVAASTRCSKSTLYRQWKSKPQFVAAALRNNRCPRFTGIDTGSLAGDLRAAAGAAGDWSARDNTQLLQGLGNAVMQDKELQQALRDALVEPEVAELRQMISRGVERGEVDAGHPALEFIPAQMLGVLRVRPLLDGQYADAAYLTRFVEAVVLPTLGLT, from the coding sequence ATGACGTCGCAGGCCGCGGACGGACCGGAGACGGTCGTCGCCTCGCGCCGCTCCAAAATCACGCCCGAGCGTGAGCGGGAGTTCTACGACGCCGTGCTCGAGCAGATCAGGGAATGCGGGTACGAGGCGCTCACGATGGAGGGAGTCGCCGCCAGCACCCGGTGCAGCAAGTCGACCCTCTACCGGCAGTGGAAGTCCAAGCCCCAGTTCGTGGCCGCCGCGCTGCGCAACAACCGTTGTCCCCGGTTCACGGGGATCGACACCGGGTCGCTCGCCGGTGACCTCCGCGCCGCGGCCGGGGCCGCGGGTGATTGGTCGGCCCGGGACAATACACAGCTGTTGCAGGGCCTCGGCAATGCCGTGATGCAGGACAAGGAGCTCCAGCAGGCGCTGCGCGACGCGCTCGTAGAGCCCGAGGTCGCCGAGCTGCGGCAGATGATCAGCCGCGGCGTCGAGCGCGGCGAGGTCGACGCCGGTCACCCGGCGCTGGAGTTCATCCCGGCCCAGATGCTCGGCGTCCTGAGGGTGCGGCCCCTTCTGGACGGCCAGTACGCGGACGCGGCGTATCTCACACGGTTCGTGGAGGCCGTCGTGCTGCCGACGCTGGGTCTCACCTGA
- a CDS encoding DUF2510 domain-containing protein: MTQATPPGWYPDPGQTNDAPATERWWDGRTWTDQVRPVGSAAAWGPPAHPAGAGPYPAYAPSGPRRGLRTGIAVAAAVAVLAGIGGGVYALTSDDGSGGSAASRGPAGSDGQGGPQGPGGGQEGGPNGAPGGPGGSDGQTPAPGESGQPGTDPGYATDVYNGISIPVPDGWAGQSGAGTAAVSTKDTYKCPGDTSQNCQRGGAYSAPAKAQKLKSTTAEAAAKEDISKNATESYGKGYGSITSHTQLASKAVTVAGEKGYLVRWKVVTSKGDDGYVESLVFPSPADPASLVVVRFGVDISSKAPEQSIIDTITKGIKVAAGTGGDGQNV; encoded by the coding sequence ATGACGCAGGCGACTCCACCCGGCTGGTATCCCGACCCCGGGCAGACAAATGACGCTCCCGCCACCGAACGCTGGTGGGACGGTAGGACATGGACGGACCAGGTCCGCCCGGTCGGCTCGGCGGCCGCATGGGGTCCCCCGGCACACCCGGCGGGGGCCGGGCCCTATCCGGCGTACGCCCCGAGCGGCCCGCGGCGCGGGCTGCGCACGGGCATAGCCGTCGCGGCGGCGGTCGCCGTCCTCGCCGGTATCGGCGGCGGCGTGTACGCGCTGACCAGCGATGACGGATCCGGCGGCAGCGCTGCGTCCCGCGGCCCCGCCGGGTCGGACGGCCAGGGCGGACCGCAGGGACCGGGCGGCGGCCAGGAAGGCGGCCCGAACGGAGCGCCCGGCGGCCCGGGCGGCTCCGACGGGCAGACTCCGGCGCCCGGCGAGTCGGGGCAGCCGGGGACCGACCCCGGGTACGCCACGGACGTCTACAACGGCATCAGCATCCCGGTGCCGGACGGCTGGGCCGGCCAGAGCGGCGCGGGCACCGCCGCGGTGTCCACCAAGGACACGTACAAATGCCCCGGCGACACCTCGCAGAACTGTCAGCGCGGCGGCGCCTACTCGGCCCCGGCGAAGGCGCAGAAGCTGAAGTCCACGACGGCGGAGGCGGCGGCCAAGGAGGACATCTCCAAGAACGCCACCGAGTCGTACGGCAAGGGCTACGGCTCGATCACCTCGCACACCCAGCTCGCCTCGAAGGCCGTCACGGTGGCCGGCGAGAAGGGCTATCTGGTGCGCTGGAAGGTCGTGACGAGCAAGGGCGACGACGGATACGTCGAATCGCTCGTGTTCCCGTCCCCCGCCGACCCCGCCTCGCTGGTCGTCGTCCGCTTCGGCGTCGACATCAGCTCCAAGGCCCCCGAGCAGTCGATCATCGACACCATCACCAAGGGCATCAAGGTGGCGGCCGGAACCGGCGGAGACGGCCAGAACGTCTGA